The DNA region GCTCTTTATCATGGCGTCAAATTTATCTAGCAAATCCTTTTCGACTGAAACACCAAACCTTTCTACACCCATTTTCTCACCTATATTCTAAGTAATAGCTCTTTCATTGTAAGAGGACGAAACTCCTTTCGCATATCTCTTAGCAACTTCTCATAGTACAGAGTTTGATTCATAGCATTTTTCAGCTCTTTTTGCAAAATTTCACGTTCGGTATTAAGTGCAGAGAGCTTCGCTTTAATAGCCTCGACCTCTTTTTCTAGTTCCGCAACTCTTTCTGCAAATGTCTCAGCTGGCTGCAATTTACCTCACCTCGTCCTTGAGTTTGATTGCACTCATCTCTACTTTGCCTGCAGGTTCTGCGTGTAACATCTCTCTCATTCTATTTAACTCTAATTCAAGCATCTTGAGTTTTTCTGTGAAGGTTTCTATCTGTCTCTCAACATCCTCTAGCTTCCTGTTCAGTTCTACTGTTGCTTCTTCCCATTTCCTTTTTTCTTTCAAGGCAATTACTAGGTCATTGAGATTCATGATTGTCGTCGCTCCTTTTCCAGAGGTCTGGGTTTTCATAGAGAGCATATATCTCGTTTTCTGCAATTTTCTTTTTCTGGTTTGCTTGTTCAACAATACGGAAGATTTCCTCTTTGTTAAGAATCCAGTAATGAATACGCCAGGGCTTCCCTTTCTCCACAGTGGTATCTTCAAAGCCAGACCTGAGGATTCCATTGTCTTCCAGGAAGTAGAACATATCTCTATCCTCGTTATTCAACATGTTGTCAATAATTCTATCTTCAAAACCGAAGAAGCTCATTACATATTCAGCCAGCTTTTCAATATCCTCTTCCTCGTATGCTTTTCCCTTTAATTTTTCGCGGAGCGCTGCAGCCAGCATTTCAACAGAGACAAATCCCATACTACTCAAAAACCTGTATTCACTCCTTGCACTTATTCTTTACGGAGGAAATTCTCAGGAATTTGCCAAAGTTTTCTATATTTTTTCATCTCTCGCCTGGTTAGAAGGAAAATTCCAATTGCTAGAAGAATGACCAACAGTGCAGGGAATAGATATCGGACATAGATGGAGTAGTCAACTTGGCTTTTTAGAAAAATGGAGATTACATAGACAGAATAGATACTTTCCGTATTGTCTAGTGGATTTATTAACTTCGATTTAATCGTGAGGTTTAATGTTGTATTGTTTATGAGAAATGTGTCTAATTTGAAAGAGAATTCTTCAGTGCCAGAGATGTCAAATCTCTTTGTCATGAATAAGTCCTCACCCA from Thermoplasmata archaeon includes:
- a CDS encoding DUF6015 family protein, whose protein sequence is MGFVSVEMLAAALREKLKGKAYEEEDIEKLAEYVMSFFGFEDRIIDNMLNNEDRDMFYFLEDNGILRSGFEDTTVEKGKPWRIHYWILNKEEIFRIVEQANQKKKIAENEIYALYENPDLWKRSDDNHESQ